The following proteins are co-located in the Hydrogenimonas thermophila genome:
- a CDS encoding CvfB family protein — translation MMYEINSYLELGKINCLKIERIIEHGAVLASSEGKEVLLPNRYVETSMQVGDVIEVFVYTDSKDRLVATTERPKAMLGEMAWMEVVDTTSFGAFVDWGLAKDLFVPKMFQRKPMKRGESHLIYVNYDEKTHRLVGTQKFEKYLDRNTKKLKRNQEVDILIFAKTELGYKVVVNNRYEGLIFHSEVFEPLELGTTKKGYVKIVRDDGKVDILLRPIGKKSDTLAADKILDYLNDHKGMMPLNYKSDPERIKELLGLSRKNFKRGLTKLIDSEKIEVKENGTFLKGRK, via the coding sequence ATGATGTATGAGATTAACAGCTATTTAGAATTGGGCAAAATAAACTGCCTGAAAATTGAGAGAATAATAGAACATGGAGCTGTTTTAGCTTCAAGTGAAGGTAAAGAGGTGTTGCTACCCAACCGTTATGTAGAGACATCTATGCAGGTTGGTGATGTAATTGAAGTATTTGTCTATACAGATAGTAAAGATAGATTGGTTGCAACAACAGAACGTCCAAAAGCAATGTTAGGAGAGATGGCTTGGATGGAAGTGGTAGATACAACATCCTTTGGCGCTTTTGTAGACTGGGGACTTGCAAAAGATCTTTTTGTTCCAAAAATGTTTCAACGAAAACCTATGAAAAGAGGAGAGAGTCATCTGATTTATGTAAATTATGATGAGAAAACTCACCGTCTTGTAGGTACGCAAAAGTTTGAAAAATATCTTGACCGAAATACTAAAAAGCTTAAAAGAAATCAAGAAGTTGATATTCTTATTTTTGCCAAAACTGAACTTGGATACAAAGTAGTTGTAAATAACCGATATGAAGGGTTGATATTTCATTCTGAAGTATTCGAACCTTTAGAACTTGGAACAACTAAAAAAGGGTATGTAAAGATTGTAAGAGATGATGGAAAAGTAGATATTCTTCTGCGTCCAATAGGTAAAAAAAGCGATACTTTGGCTGCTGATAAAATATTGGATTATCTAAATGATCATAAAGGCATGATGCCTTTAAATTACAAAAGCGATCCAGAACGGATCAAAGAACTATTGGGGCTCAGCCGCAAAAACTTTAAAAGA
- a CDS encoding peptidase U32 family protein: protein MVELLSPAGNLEKLKIAFAYGADAVYGGVSHFSLRIRSGKEFTYETFQEGIDYAHKLGKKVYVTINGFPFNSQLELYRKHMEKMASMGPDAFIIATPGLVKMAKEVAPEIPIHLSTQANVMNLLDAEFYYNLGVRRIIAAREISLKDIEAIKAALPELELEVFVHGSMCFAYSGRCLISSLQSGRVPNRGSCANDCRFPYVLYAENPETGVTFKLEEEEGVGTYIMNAKDMNLASHIDEILKSGAVDSLKIEGRTKSPYYVAVTAYAYRRAIDDYYAGKFNAQNYQKELHTTKHRGFTDAYLIHRPFEREGTQSLESSISEGTYQVQALVDEAGLAFLVKDKVYEGDEMEILSPEPIKEKVKNERGEIYQKEDGKWYLKMHLLETPKGKCYECIHSGNENPILLPAVLPPFTFLRKKVKE from the coding sequence ATGGTTGAACTTCTCTCTCCAGCAGGAAATCTTGAAAAACTTAAAATTGCTTTTGCTTATGGAGCAGATGCGGTTTATGGCGGTGTAAGTCACTTTTCACTACGTATTAGAAGTGGTAAAGAGTTTACATATGAGACATTCCAAGAAGGTATAGATTATGCTCATAAGCTAGGAAAAAAAGTATATGTTACGATAAACGGTTTTCCTTTTAATTCCCAGCTTGAGTTGTACAGAAAACATATGGAAAAGATGGCATCAATGGGTCCTGATGCTTTTATAATAGCAACTCCCGGACTTGTAAAGATGGCTAAAGAGGTTGCGCCAGAAATTCCTATACACTTATCAACTCAAGCAAATGTTATGAATCTTTTGGATGCAGAGTTTTATTATAATCTTGGTGTCAGAAGAATTATTGCCGCACGAGAGATAAGTTTAAAAGATATTGAAGCCATCAAAGCTGCTCTTCCAGAACTTGAGTTGGAAGTTTTTGTACATGGTTCTATGTGTTTTGCTTATAGTGGACGCTGCCTTATAAGTTCATTGCAAAGTGGAAGAGTTCCAAATCGAGGAAGTTGCGCCAATGATTGCAGATTTCCATATGTCCTTTATGCTGAAAACCCTGAAACAGGAGTAACTTTCAAGCTTGAAGAGGAAGAGGGTGTTGGTACTTATATTATGAATGCTAAAGATATGAATCTTGCTAGCCATATTGATGAGATTCTTAAAAGCGGTGCTGTAGATTCACTTAAAATAGAAGGTCGAACAAAAAGTCCATATTATGTAGCGGTTACAGCTTATGCATATCGTCGTGCAATAGATGACTATTATGCAGGCAAATTTAATGCCCAAAATTATCAAAAAGAGCTTCATACAACAAAACATAGAGGCTTTACAGATGCTTACTTGATCCATCGACCATTTGAGCGTGAAGGTACACAAAGTTTAGAGAGTTCTATAAGTGAAGGCACATATCAAGTACAAGCACTTGTAGATGAAGCAGGCTTAGCATTTCTTGTAAAAGATAAAGTTTATGAAGGTGATGAGATGGAGATACTCTCACCTGAACCTATTAAAGAGAAAGTCAAGAATGAGCGTGGTGAAATTTATCAAAAAGAAGATGGTAAATGGTATTTAAAGATGCATCTTTTAGAGACACCTAAAGGTAAGTGCTATGAGTGTATTCATAGTGGTAATGAAAATCCAATTTTATTGCCTGCAGTATTGCCACCTTTTACATTTTTAAGGAAAAAAGTGAAAGAGTAA
- the purE gene encoding 5-(carboxyamino)imidazole ribonucleotide mutase, with amino-acid sequence MKFVSIIIGSKSDYEVMKECGKTLEKFGVPYELIISSAHRSPERTKNYIKDAEKRGAVVFIAAAGMAAHLAGAVAATTIKPVIGVPMSSSDLRGEDALLSTVMMPAGMPVATLAIGKAGAINSAYLAMQILAIDDDELNVKLTEDRIAKAKKVETDSSEIEVRL; translated from the coding sequence ATGAAGTTTGTATCAATTATCATTGGTAGTAAGAGTGATTATGAGGTTATGAAGGAGTGTGGAAAGACACTTGAGAAGTTTGGTGTTCCATATGAGCTGATTATCTCTTCAGCGCATAGAAGTCCTGAACGTACGAAAAACTACATTAAAGATGCTGAAAAGAGAGGAGCTGTTGTTTTTATTGCAGCAGCAGGTATGGCAGCACACTTGGCAGGAGCAGTTGCAGCAACTACAATCAAGCCAGTAATTGGTGTACCAATGAGTTCATCAGATTTAAGAGGAGAGGATGCTCTTTTAAGTACTGTTATGATGCCTGCAGGTATGCCTGTAGCTACACTTGCAATAGGTAAAGCAGGTGCTATAAACAGTGCATATCTTGCAATGCAGATATTGGCAATTGATGATGATGAACTGAATGTTAAGTTAACTGAAGATCGTATTGCAAAAGCTAAAAAGGTTGAAACTGATTCATCTGAAATAGAAGTAAGGTTGTAG
- a CDS encoding DUF3972 domain-containing protein — MKTWLSVRSYAKLIGKDYDEVIKLIDNGAVVSKEEDGEIYVETDSQQTLPAKHASGDILKVDMESGDGIQFVEKTIGTILNMHEKVMDAKDETLEALKSENQFLKEALMSMQELYDEDRTTIETLSNELNATRDELEFMKRKYKLMWGKVVEKHAGESS, encoded by the coding sequence ATGAAGACGTGGCTTAGCGTTCGATCTTATGCCAAGTTGATCGGGAAAGATTATGATGAAGTAATAAAGCTTATAGATAATGGAGCTGTTGTGTCTAAAGAAGAAGATGGCGAAATTTATGTTGAGACAGATTCACAACAAACTTTACCTGCAAAACACGCAAGCGGAGATATTTTAAAAGTTGATATGGAGAGTGGTGACGGTATCCAGTTTGTAGAAAAAACAATTGGTACTATTCTTAATATGCATGAAAAAGTGATGGATGCCAAAGATGAGACACTAGAAGCTTTAAAGAGTGAAAACCAGTTTCTAAAAGAGGCTTTAATGTCAATGCAAGAACTCTATGATGAAGATAGAACAACTATTGAAACTCTTAGCAATGAGCTTAATGCCACACGTGATGAACTTGAGTTTATGAAACGAAAATATAAGCTTATGTGGGGCAAAGTTGTTGAAAAACATGCTGGAGAGAGCAGTTGA
- a CDS encoding damage-control phosphatase ARMT1 family protein: MNLTPTCVTCIFSQSLRVCEKLQVDDKTTKKILDSVAGMIPEWSFDETPPQVAARVYPEIAKLLQTDDIYYDFKREATEHAKAFIPFVEEMIDKYNDKFYASLKAAVAGNVIDLAAMEQFDLQEEVAKVFDSPFEIDDSEELRKILQNSKNLLVVGDNAGEHLFDKAMMKCLKNLFPNLHIFYAVRGKPIINDITIDEAIEAGIDEVAEIVDSGVDTPGLDLNRASDKMLSVYKQADVVLAKGMGNYESLYGISTCPTFFLLKVKCSVVAASLGRNVGDIICYKESLHD; this comes from the coding sequence TTGAATTTAACTCCAACTTGTGTAACATGTATATTTTCGCAAAGTTTACGAGTATGCGAAAAATTACAAGTAGATGATAAAACAACCAAAAAAATTTTAGATAGTGTAGCAGGTATGATACCTGAGTGGTCTTTTGATGAGACACCTCCTCAAGTTGCAGCAAGAGTCTATCCCGAAATTGCAAAATTACTCCAAACAGATGATATATATTACGATTTTAAACGTGAAGCTACAGAGCATGCAAAGGCTTTTATTCCTTTTGTCGAAGAGATGATAGATAAATATAATGATAAATTTTATGCCTCTTTAAAAGCTGCTGTTGCAGGAAATGTCATTGATCTTGCAGCAATGGAGCAGTTTGATTTACAAGAGGAAGTTGCAAAGGTTTTTGATTCTCCATTTGAGATTGATGATAGTGAAGAGTTGCGTAAAATATTGCAAAACTCTAAAAATCTTCTTGTTGTAGGGGATAATGCCGGTGAACATCTCTTCGATAAAGCGATGATGAAGTGCTTGAAAAATTTGTTTCCGAATTTACATATCTTTTATGCTGTACGAGGCAAGCCTATTATCAATGATATAACGATTGATGAGGCAATAGAAGCTGGTATTGATGAGGTTGCTGAAATTGTTGACAGTGGTGTAGATACCCCTGGTTTGGATTTGAATCGAGCTAGTGACAAGATGTTATCAGTTTATAAGCAGGCAGATGTGGTTTTGGCAAAAGGGATGGGAAATTATGAGTCTCTTTATGGTATTTCAACATGCCCGACATTTTTCCTTTTGAAAGTTAAATGCAGTGTTGTAGCAGCATCTCTTGGTCGCAATGTAGGCGATATAATATGTTATAAGGAATCTTTACATGATTAA
- a CDS encoding glutaredoxin family protein codes for MAETKPKRQKQVVLFTSPGCVWCTRAKTFFKKNNIKFKTIDISTNKQAAKDCERHGCRGVPVVLIGSQWICGFDEPKIKKALDIR; via the coding sequence ATGGCAGAAACTAAACCTAAAAGACAAAAACAGGTGGTTTTGTTCACATCACCCGGATGTGTATGGTGTACACGTGCAAAAACCTTCTTTAAAAAAAACAACATCAAATTTAAGACTATTGACATAAGTACAAACAAACAGGCTGCTAAAGATTGCGAACGGCATGGTTGCCGGGGCGTGCCTGTTGTCTTAATAGGCAGTCAGTGGATCTGTGGATTTGATGAACCAAAAATCAAGAAAGCATTGGATATTAGATGA